The DNA sequence CGCGATCGCCATCGGGGTTGCAAACGGTCAAGCTGAGCGTGAAACAACGATGAATTCGGTTTTTTAACAACTACATTCGTTGATTCGACATCAGCAGGGGTGGGGTCGGTGGTTGAATTTGCGTTCGGTTGGGTCGGTTGCTTCATGATCGAGCGCACAAGAATTTATTAGCAATGGCACCCCTTAAGAAAATGCTAACCTCTCACAAAAGCAGTTTTCCCACCTTTTCATCCGGATTGTTATACGAAGTTGTAGCCGTAACCACATTCGATGGAGCGGAGGCGAGTCAGAAAGCTCTCCCAGAATCAGCAGTTTGAGCCATTGCCTTTGCCTTAAGCTTTCTGACCAAAGCTATAATACCAATTCAATCTTTTAGAACTACACATCTGACCCCTCCCAACCTCACCTGGGTAACTATTGTGTACCCACAAGTCTTCATAGCCCCAAATCCCCCAATTCTGGGGGACTTGAGCCTTTATCAAAGATCTTGACCCGATCAGAAACACCTGTACTTGGAACCGATGCGAAGCGCGCCTTTGGATTCACCGAAACACCTTCTGCTAGGGGGTTTGGGGGAGGTAGTGGCGTCCCCCCATGGGGGTTTGGGGGAAGCTTCCCCCAATGCCCGGTTCTCGAATTCATTGCCGTAACCGCGTATCCCATTGACAAAGCAAAGATGTGTACGCACCGTAGCTCTTGGTAAGGGGAGGTTGGGAAGGATGGGTTTTGCCGTCAAACCCATTGCAGGGTGCAGACTGGTCTGCTAAACCCGCCCGTACCGTTTGCGGATTGATTACATCCATCATCCTTTCGGCCTGCAATTCCTACCCAGCGATTTGGCGTGCCTGAGCAAACGTTTGAGTCGCATCCGGGGAGCCGACAAACCGCCAGTGCCAAGGCTCATACATCACACCTTGTGGATTGTTTTCAGGAAACGATAACTCAAACCCAAACGCAGCAGCATGGCGGTTTAACCACTTAAATGCAGGCGTATTGCCAAACGCAAGACTGAGATCCATTGCCCGTGCCAAGCCATCCGCGAGATCCACTGCATAGCCTGTGTGGTGTTCGCTGTAACCCGCCGGTGCCACCGATCGCGCCGCCGCCTTTGCAGACCCCACCTGCTCAATTTGCAGTTGAAACAGCATCTCCTGACGGGCAAAATCACGAAATCCTGAAACGGGCACCAACCAGACTCCGTCCTGTCGAGCCGCATCAATCATCCGCAACAGAGCCAAGCCCGCCGCCTCTTGCATCCGTTCAAATCGTTCCTCGATCGCCTGCGAATAACTCCCCACGATCATCAATTCATCCGGGCTTACCTCCCCGTATAAGAAATGCCCATAACCCGGTGCAGATGCCGTAGGAGCAACTACCTCCGTTGTGGATAACGGTGCCGGAATGACCTTAGGAGTGATATCAGGCTTTGCCAGTTGCAGCAATTGAGGCGACTCCAAAAACCCTACATCCGCCAGTTGCAGCGGAGTTTGTTGAGTAATTTGGGCGACGAGCAAATGAATCAGCACCACC is a window from the Oscillatoria sp. FACHB-1407 genome containing:
- a CDS encoding D-alanyl-D-alanine carboxypeptidase family protein, with the translated sequence MSSTIQTSNQSQPQPTPTDKGGVEPLMQPPQPVPSKPEQAKPESLSLASASAVSHAGQPRPNPHQPKPPGYAKKNVSQPQPGRVESSAVQASQAQSSQVQVNQTQPTQAQVGSVSLSQEQVGTPSTPSQSNQPKPTQLTADQTQADQTQADKTQTVKAQPTPSSVASGQTVTAVKPAQTTQSISTVQPVALPKPAVKVLYSPGNRPRSKWRIFVGAIALVSVWVVLIHLLVAQITQQTPLQLADVGFLESPQLLQLAKPDITPKVIPAPLSTTEVVAPTASAPGYGHFLYGEVSPDELMIVGSYSQAIEERFERMQEAAGLALLRMIDAARQDGVWLVPVSGFRDFARQEMLFQLQIEQVGSAKAAARSVAPAGYSEHHTGYAVDLADGLARAMDLSLAFGNTPAFKWLNRHAAAFGFELSFPENNPQGVMYEPWHWRFVGSPDATQTFAQARQIAG